Proteins from a single region of Streptomyces spectabilis:
- a CDS encoding DeoR/GlpR family DNA-binding transcription regulator, translated as MDFTREQRQGEVRERVVASGFVRAADLADAFGVSLMTIHRDLDFLQAQGWLRKVRGGATALPSAQFHGSVAERMSTMAATKQRLARAAAGLVVPGQTVLLDDSTTCLHLTREFAGRTPLTVLTNSLPAITALAKEPGVSLIALGGSYFPAYDAFMGLHTADSVAAFRADLLFMSTTAVTRGRCYHTSPETVQVKRAMMTAATRRVLLADHTKFTRDGLYALAPLTDFDVVVVDEAVARDEVRAMREKGVEVLVVEKG; from the coding sequence ATGGACTTCACACGCGAGCAGCGGCAGGGCGAGGTGCGGGAGCGGGTGGTCGCGAGCGGCTTCGTGCGGGCCGCGGACCTGGCCGACGCCTTCGGCGTGAGCCTGATGACGATCCACCGCGATCTGGACTTCCTCCAGGCGCAGGGGTGGCTGCGCAAGGTGCGCGGCGGGGCGACGGCGCTGCCGTCGGCCCAGTTCCACGGCAGCGTCGCCGAGCGCATGTCGACGATGGCCGCGACGAAGCAGCGCCTCGCCCGCGCGGCCGCGGGCCTGGTGGTGCCGGGCCAGACCGTGCTCCTCGACGACAGCACAACGTGTCTGCATCTGACCCGCGAGTTCGCCGGGCGCACCCCCCTGACGGTCCTCACGAACTCCCTGCCCGCGATCACGGCGCTCGCCAAGGAGCCGGGCGTCTCCCTGATCGCGCTCGGCGGCAGCTACTTCCCGGCGTACGACGCCTTCATGGGGCTGCACACCGCCGACAGCGTGGCGGCCTTCCGCGCGGACCTGCTCTTCATGTCGACGACCGCCGTGACGCGCGGCCGCTGCTACCACACCTCGCCCGAGACGGTGCAGGTCAAGCGGGCGATGATGACGGCGGCGACGCGGCGCGTGCTGCTCGCGGACCACACGAAGTTCACCCGTGACGGCCTGTACGCCCTCGCGCCGCTCACGGACTTCGACGTGGTGGTCGTCGACGAGGCAGTGGCACGCGACGAGGTGCGGGCGATGCGGGAGAAGGGGGTCGAGGTGCTGGTGGTGGAGAAGGGCTGA
- a CDS encoding MFS transporter: MTNTPVPPVPGGTAEPRSLFTRLGIPRPLSWGYLGLLVFMTGVGVEAGFLSPYLEDLGIPEAQVAMVFTVYGVTGAVAAWLSGALSDLWGPRRVMWLGLLSFALTHVFFLAVAVPSESFVLLLVGYGLRGLAYPLFAYAFLVWIAAVAPPRQMGSAMGWFWSAFSAGLPTLGSLTASLLIPHVGERGTLWAALGVVAAGGLLPLLLVRERTGAARLAPAGQSPLAGLTGSLTILVREPRVGAGAVVRMLNTASQFGFLVMLPAWFTDEVGLSDAQWLRLLAIMFATNIVTNLLFGVVGDKVGWRATVAWCGGLGCTVSTLLLYYVPAGAGDRYGLCVLVAVLYGATLSGYVPLSALMTAIAPAHKGQAMAALNLGAGASTFVGPLIVSLFRGPLGVAGVVWIFAALHAVSALLTLALKTAADGDPAAAAPQPPRTVAAPATKGL; the protein is encoded by the coding sequence ATGACGAACACCCCCGTGCCACCCGTCCCGGGCGGCACCGCCGAGCCGCGTTCGCTCTTCACACGCCTCGGCATCCCGCGCCCCCTCTCCTGGGGCTATCTCGGCCTGCTGGTCTTCATGACCGGAGTCGGCGTCGAGGCCGGGTTCCTCTCCCCGTACCTGGAAGACCTCGGCATCCCCGAGGCGCAGGTCGCGATGGTCTTCACCGTGTACGGCGTCACCGGCGCCGTCGCGGCCTGGCTGTCCGGGGCGCTGTCCGACCTGTGGGGGCCGCGCCGCGTGATGTGGCTCGGCCTGCTCTCGTTCGCGCTCACGCACGTGTTCTTCCTCGCCGTCGCCGTGCCCAGCGAGTCCTTCGTGCTCCTTCTCGTCGGCTACGGCCTGCGCGGGCTCGCGTATCCGCTGTTCGCGTACGCCTTCCTGGTCTGGATCGCCGCCGTCGCGCCGCCCCGGCAGATGGGCAGCGCCATGGGCTGGTTCTGGTCGGCGTTCTCCGCGGGCCTGCCGACGCTCGGCTCGCTCACCGCCAGCCTGCTCATCCCGCACGTCGGCGAGCGCGGCACGCTCTGGGCGGCGCTCGGCGTCGTCGCCGCCGGTGGGCTGCTCCCGCTGCTCCTGGTCCGCGAGCGGACCGGCGCCGCCCGGCTCGCGCCCGCCGGGCAGAGCCCGCTCGCGGGGCTCACCGGCAGCCTGACGATCCTGGTGCGCGAGCCCAGGGTGGGCGCGGGCGCCGTCGTGCGGATGCTCAACACGGCGTCGCAGTTCGGCTTTCTGGTGATGCTTCCGGCGTGGTTCACGGACGAGGTCGGGCTTTCCGACGCCCAGTGGCTCAGACTGCTCGCCATCATGTTCGCCACGAACATCGTCACGAACCTGCTGTTCGGCGTCGTCGGGGACAAGGTCGGCTGGCGCGCGACGGTCGCGTGGTGCGGCGGCCTCGGCTGCACCGTCTCGACCCTGCTCCTGTACTACGTCCCGGCGGGCGCGGGCGACCGCTACGGCCTGTGCGTCCTCGTCGCCGTCCTGTACGGCGCCACGCTCTCCGGGTACGTCCCCCTCTCCGCCCTGATGACCGCGATCGCGCCCGCCCACAAGGGCCAGGCCATGGCGGCTCTGAACCTCGGCGCCGGGGCGTCCACGTTCGTCGGACCGCTGATCGTCAGCCTGTTCCGGGGGCCCCTCGGCGTCGCGGGCGTCGTCTGGATCTTCGCCGCGCTGCACGCCGTGAGCGCGCTGCTCACCCTCGCCCTGAAGACCGCCGCCGACGGTGATCCGGCGGCTGCCGCCCCACAGCCGCCCCGCACCGTCGCCGCACCCGCCACGAAGGGACTGTGA
- a CDS encoding phosphatidylinositol-specific phospholipase C/glycerophosphodiester phosphodiesterase family protein, with amino-acid sequence MALVTRRRALTTLGAAVTAAVAAPGLAHAADAAPGTRPLAQAHAHNDYEHARPLLDALDHRFTSVEADIFLVGGQLLVAHDPADLDPSRTLESLYLEPLAARVRAHHGSVYRRWHGQFQLLIDIKTEGASTYRELDRHLRPYRHLFTTYAHGKVRRSAITAVISGDRAARPVMEAQPVRRAFYDGRLADLGSATPASFAPLISDNWSLNFTWSGVGPIPPAERAKLRGIVSAAHERGQRVRFWATPDLPGPARDAVWTELLDAGVDHLNTDDLAGLQTFLDARRR; translated from the coding sequence ATGGCCCTCGTCACCCGTCGCAGAGCCCTGACCACCCTCGGCGCGGCCGTCACGGCCGCCGTCGCCGCGCCCGGCCTCGCCCACGCGGCCGACGCCGCGCCGGGCACCCGCCCGCTCGCACAGGCGCACGCGCACAACGACTACGAGCACGCCCGGCCCCTCCTGGACGCCCTCGACCACCGCTTCACCAGCGTCGAGGCCGACATCTTCCTCGTCGGCGGCCAACTCCTCGTCGCCCACGACCCGGCGGACCTCGACCCGAGCCGCACCCTGGAGTCGCTCTACCTGGAGCCGCTCGCCGCCCGCGTCCGGGCCCACCACGGCTCCGTGTACCGCCGCTGGCACGGCCAGTTCCAGCTCTTGATCGACATCAAGACCGAAGGCGCCTCCACGTACCGGGAGCTGGACCGCCATCTGCGGCCCTACCGGCACCTGTTCACCACGTACGCGCACGGCAAGGTCCGCCGCTCCGCGATCACCGCCGTGATCTCCGGCGACCGCGCGGCCCGCCCGGTGATGGAGGCGCAGCCGGTGCGCCGCGCCTTCTACGACGGCCGCCTCGCCGACCTCGGAAGCGCGACGCCCGCCTCCTTCGCCCCGCTCATCAGCGACAACTGGTCCCTGAACTTCACCTGGAGCGGCGTCGGCCCGATCCCGCCCGCCGAGCGCGCCAAGCTGCGCGGCATCGTCTCCGCCGCCCACGAGCGCGGGCAGCGCGTCCGCTTCTGGGCCACCCCCGACCTGCCGGGCCCGGCCCGCGACGCCGTCTGGACCGAACTCCTCGACGCCGGTGTCGACCACCTCAACACCGACGACCTCGCGGGCCTCCAGACGTTCCTGGACGCGCGCCGGAGGTAG
- a CDS encoding FGGY-family carbohydrate kinase, producing the protein MSVLAIDVGTTMIKSVVFDDQGGELAVSRLATEVLRRHPGWAEQDMDTVWNAVVYTVRTALSEVADPVWLVTFTAQGDGAWLVDAAGRPTGPAILWSDGRAGELLTRWQREGVLEEAFRRNGSLTCSGMPNAVFSWLAAHDPERLERSSASLTAAGWLFHKLTGVTAVDESDASAPFLDHSTGDYDPDVVALFGLTPYARLLPRVLGEHERIAEITGGAAAQLGLPPGLPVVMAPYDIASTARGVGVVNPGQACSILGTTLCTEIVREDVDTSGEPSGITIAYRGRARVLRAFPTLNGAEVLGWAARTLGLDGPPELADAAFGAPPGAHGVLFLPYLSPAGERAPFLDPRARGSFWGLSLEHTPADLARSVFDGLSLVLRDSLAAARTTVSELRLCGGGANSDAWCQLIADATGVPTARSGDTELGAKGAFLTGLVLTGAESSMHSAAAKYVRMRTSWEPDAERAGFYAQLYEEFLRWRGLARDAGWAARTEGGTGV; encoded by the coding sequence ATGTCCGTCCTCGCGATCGACGTCGGCACCACCATGATCAAGTCGGTGGTCTTCGACGACCAGGGCGGCGAGCTCGCCGTGTCGCGGCTCGCGACCGAGGTCCTGCGCCGCCACCCGGGCTGGGCCGAGCAGGACATGGACACCGTGTGGAACGCGGTCGTCTACACCGTCCGCACCGCCCTGTCCGAAGTCGCCGACCCCGTCTGGCTGGTGACGTTCACCGCCCAGGGCGACGGCGCCTGGCTCGTCGACGCCGCCGGGCGGCCCACCGGGCCCGCGATCCTGTGGTCCGACGGCCGCGCGGGCGAACTCCTCACCCGCTGGCAGCGCGAGGGCGTCCTGGAGGAGGCGTTCCGCCGCAACGGCTCCCTCACCTGCAGCGGCATGCCGAACGCCGTGTTCAGCTGGCTCGCCGCCCACGACCCGGAGCGCCTGGAGCGCTCCAGCGCGTCCCTGACCGCCGCGGGCTGGCTGTTCCACAAGCTCACCGGCGTCACGGCGGTCGACGAGTCCGACGCGTCCGCGCCGTTCCTCGACCACAGCACCGGCGACTACGACCCGGACGTCGTGGCGCTCTTCGGCCTCACGCCGTACGCGCGGCTGCTGCCCCGGGTCCTGGGCGAGCACGAGCGGATCGCCGAGATAACGGGCGGCGCCGCGGCTCAACTCGGCCTGCCGCCGGGCCTGCCCGTGGTCATGGCCCCGTACGACATCGCCTCCACCGCGCGCGGCGTCGGCGTCGTCAACCCCGGCCAGGCGTGCAGCATCCTCGGCACGACGCTGTGCACGGAGATCGTCCGCGAGGACGTCGACACCAGCGGCGAGCCGTCCGGCATCACCATCGCCTACCGCGGCCGCGCGCGGGTCCTGCGCGCCTTCCCGACCCTCAACGGCGCCGAGGTGCTCGGCTGGGCCGCCCGCACGCTGGGGCTCGACGGGCCGCCCGAGCTCGCCGACGCGGCGTTCGGCGCGCCGCCCGGTGCGCACGGGGTGCTGTTCCTGCCGTATCTGTCACCGGCGGGGGAGCGGGCGCCGTTCCTCGATCCGCGCGCCCGGGGCTCCTTCTGGGGCCTGTCCCTGGAGCACACCCCCGCCGACCTGGCCCGCTCGGTGTTCGACGGCCTCTCGCTCGTCCTGCGCGACTCGCTCGCGGCCGCGCGCACGACGGTCTCCGAGCTGCGCCTGTGCGGCGGCGGGGCCAACAGCGACGCCTGGTGCCAACTCATCGCCGACGCCACGGGCGTGCCCACCGCCCGCTCCGGCGACACCGAACTCGGCGCCAAGGGCGCCTTCCTCACCGGCCTCGTCCTGACCGGGGCCGAGTCGAGCATGCACAGCGCCGCCGCCAAGTACGTACGGATGCGGACCAGTTGGGAGCCGGACGCGGAGCGCGCCGGGTTCTACGCGCAGCTGTACGAGGAGTTCCTGCGCTGGCGCGGGCTCGCGCGGGACGCCGGCTGGGCCGCGCGCACCGAAGGAGGCACCGGTGTCTGA
- a CDS encoding histidine phosphatase family protein yields MTDVILVRHGETVWHEGNRYAGRTDVALTPRGRLQAAELAAWAAREHIDAVYSSTLSRARLTAAPAAEALGVAAREDARLCEVDFGRGEGLTRAEMRERFPAALDAFLADPVAHHLPDGEDPGAAVARAGACLTDIAAEFPDGRVLIVAHSTLLRLLLCDQLGIPLRQYRRVFPHVANGALTELRLSEGQSALLRFNAPTVRAPAL; encoded by the coding sequence GTGACCGACGTCATTCTCGTACGCCACGGCGAAACCGTCTGGCACGAAGGCAACCGCTACGCGGGCCGCACCGACGTGGCCCTCACGCCGCGCGGCCGGCTCCAGGCCGCCGAACTCGCCGCCTGGGCGGCGCGCGAGCACATCGACGCCGTCTACAGCTCGACCCTGTCGCGCGCCCGCCTCACCGCGGCACCGGCCGCCGAGGCGCTCGGCGTCGCCGCGCGCGAGGACGCGCGCCTGTGCGAGGTCGACTTCGGGCGCGGCGAGGGCCTCACGCGCGCCGAGATGCGCGAGCGCTTCCCCGCCGCGCTCGACGCCTTCCTCGCCGACCCCGTCGCCCACCACCTGCCGGACGGCGAGGACCCGGGCGCGGCCGTCGCCCGCGCCGGTGCCTGCCTCACGGACATCGCCGCCGAGTTCCCCGACGGACGTGTCCTGATCGTGGCGCACTCCACGCTCCTGCGCCTGCTCCTGTGCGACCAGCTCGGCATCCCGCTGCGCCAGTACCGGCGCGTCTTCCCGCACGTCGCCAACGGCGCCCTCACCGAACTGCGGCTGAGCGAAGGCCAGTCGGCGCTGCTGCGGTTCAACGCGCCGACGGTGCGCGCCCCGGCGCTCTGA
- a CDS encoding FGGY-family carbohydrate kinase, with product MSEHAARAAAPPPDAVWLGLDLGTQSARCVAVDSAGTVLAAASRPLTGHREGRRHEQDPEQWWSALAAACRAATGALDDPGRVRGLALDATSGTILLADASGTPLTPGLMYDDGRAAEQAARVNTAGAAVWRELGYRSMQPSWALPKLRWLLDHAAYPADARLLHQADLVTWRLAGHQVASDASHALKSGYHLLEERWPARVLAELDVPERLLPDVARPGTVIGAVCARAAAATGIPAGTAIVAGMTDGCAAQLGAGALTPGAWNSVLGTTLVLKGVSPRLIRDPGGVVYCHRGPDDTWLPGGASSSGAGALAREFPGADLVRLTEAAAACDGDAVTYPLVGRGERFPFRAAAAEPFTLGEARGEAERFHAHLLGVACVERLCLDYLDLLGAPVDGPLTLTGGGARNPYWNTLRADLLGRPVRVPEQAEGAVGMAVLAATADGTPVRDAAAAMVKPGAEVLPDPARTARLLPAYLRFVDELRARGWLPPEAAAHARARTAPTHHR from the coding sequence GTGTCTGAGCACGCCGCACGGGCGGCCGCGCCGCCGCCCGACGCCGTCTGGCTGGGCCTCGACCTCGGCACCCAGAGCGCCCGCTGCGTCGCCGTCGACTCCGCCGGCACCGTCCTCGCCGCCGCGTCCCGGCCGCTGACCGGCCACCGCGAAGGCCGACGGCACGAACAGGACCCCGAGCAGTGGTGGTCGGCCCTCGCCGCCGCCTGCCGCGCGGCGACGGGCGCCCTCGACGACCCGGGGCGCGTGCGGGGCCTCGCCCTCGACGCCACCTCCGGCACGATCCTGCTCGCCGACGCGTCCGGCACCCCGCTCACACCGGGCCTGATGTACGACGACGGCCGCGCCGCCGAACAGGCGGCGCGCGTGAACACGGCGGGCGCCGCCGTCTGGCGCGAGCTCGGCTACCGCTCCATGCAGCCGTCCTGGGCCCTGCCCAAGCTGCGCTGGCTCCTGGACCACGCGGCGTACCCGGCGGACGCGCGGCTGCTGCACCAGGCCGACCTCGTCACCTGGCGGCTCGCCGGGCACCAGGTCGCGAGCGACGCCAGCCACGCCCTGAAGAGTGGCTACCACCTCCTGGAGGAGCGCTGGCCCGCGCGGGTGCTCGCCGAACTCGACGTGCCCGAGCGGCTGTTGCCCGACGTCGCGCGGCCCGGGACCGTCATCGGCGCCGTGTGCGCGCGGGCGGCCGCGGCCACCGGCATCCCGGCGGGCACCGCCATCGTCGCCGGGATGACCGACGGCTGTGCCGCGCAGCTCGGCGCGGGCGCGCTCACCCCCGGCGCCTGGAACTCCGTCCTCGGCACCACGCTCGTCCTCAAGGGCGTGAGCCCGCGCCTGATCCGCGACCCGGGCGGCGTCGTCTACTGCCACCGCGGCCCCGACGACACCTGGCTGCCGGGCGGCGCCTCCAGCAGCGGCGCGGGCGCGCTCGCGCGCGAGTTCCCCGGCGCGGACCTGGTCCGGCTCACCGAGGCGGCGGCCGCCTGCGACGGCGACGCCGTCACCTACCCCCTGGTGGGCCGCGGCGAACGCTTCCCGTTCCGGGCGGCGGCCGCCGAGCCCTTCACCCTTGGCGAGGCGCGCGGCGAGGCCGAGCGCTTCCACGCGCACCTCCTGGGCGTGGCCTGCGTCGAGCGGCTCTGCCTCGACTACCTCGACCTGCTCGGCGCGCCCGTCGACGGCCCGCTCACGCTCACCGGCGGCGGCGCCCGCAACCCCTACTGGAACACGCTCCGGGCCGACCTGCTCGGCCGCCCCGTGCGCGTGCCCGAACAGGCCGAGGGTGCCGTCGGCATGGCCGTGCTCGCGGCGACCGCCGACGGCACCCCCGTACGGGACGCGGCGGCGGCCATGGTCAAGCCCGGCGCGGAGGTCCTCCCCGACCCCGCGCGCACCGCCCGCCTGCTCCCCGCCTACCTGCGGTTCGTCGACGAACTGCGGGCGCGTGGCTGGCTGCCGCCCGAGGCCGCCGCCCACGCACGCGCCAGGACCGCCCCCACGCACCACCGATGA
- the modA gene encoding molybdate ABC transporter substrate-binding protein, whose amino-acid sequence MSTVITKRRAAAALVTAALLLPLAACGSDDDKSDKGAEKDGGAPQRADLTVLAAASLTDVFKTAGAAYEKAHPGTKVTFSFEGSQELAAKVRQGAPADALVTADTKTMDGLRSDTGTPTVIAKNRLVIATGKGNPKHVKQLKDLAKGDLKVVLAAPEVPVGRYSEQILAAQKVSVKPVSQEPNVRAVLSKVELGEADAGLVYKTDVQAADGKAEGVDIPDGQNAIAEYPAAALKTSKHSDAAAAFVKWLNSAAAQKILRDAGFQKP is encoded by the coding sequence ATGTCCACCGTGATCACCAAGCGGCGTGCCGCCGCCGCGCTCGTCACCGCCGCCCTGCTCCTGCCGCTGGCGGCGTGCGGCAGTGACGACGACAAGAGCGACAAGGGCGCCGAGAAGGACGGCGGCGCGCCGCAGCGGGCCGATCTCACCGTGCTCGCCGCCGCCTCGCTCACCGACGTGTTCAAGACCGCGGGCGCCGCGTACGAGAAGGCGCACCCGGGCACCAAGGTCACCTTCTCCTTCGAGGGCTCGCAGGAGCTGGCCGCCAAGGTCCGCCAGGGCGCCCCGGCCGACGCGCTCGTCACGGCCGACACCAAGACGATGGACGGGCTGCGGTCCGACACCGGCACGCCCACCGTGATCGCCAAGAACCGCCTGGTCATCGCCACCGGCAAGGGCAATCCGAAGCACGTCAAGCAGCTCAAGGACCTGGCCAAGGGCGATCTGAAGGTGGTCCTGGCCGCGCCCGAGGTGCCGGTGGGCCGCTACAGCGAGCAGATCCTGGCCGCGCAGAAGGTCTCCGTGAAGCCGGTCTCCCAGGAGCCCAACGTGCGTGCCGTCCTCTCCAAGGTCGAGCTGGGCGAGGCCGACGCGGGACTCGTCTACAAGACCGACGTCCAGGCCGCCGACGGCAAGGCCGAGGGCGTCGACATCCCCGACGGCCAGAACGCCATCGCCGAGTACCCGGCCGCCGCCCTCAAGACGTCGAAGCACTCCGACGCCGCCGCCGCGTTCGTGAAGTGGCTGAACTCCGCCGCGGCGCAGAAGATCCTGCGGGACGCGGGCTTCCAGAAGCCGTAG
- a CDS encoding DUF779 domain-containing protein: MADTPRVELTPAAADLLRRLRSAHGPLMFHQSGGCCDGSAPMCYPEGEFRTGDSDVLLASLTVDGVAEPVRFWMSKSQYEVWSHTRLIVDVVEGRGSGFSLEAPEGVRFLIRSRLVGT, translated from the coding sequence ATGGCTGACACCCCGCGCGTGGAGCTGACACCCGCCGCCGCAGACCTGCTGCGGCGGCTGCGGTCGGCCCACGGCCCGCTGATGTTCCATCAGTCCGGCGGCTGCTGCGACGGCAGCGCGCCCATGTGCTACCCGGAGGGGGAGTTCCGCACGGGTGACTCCGACGTCCTCCTCGCGTCGCTCACCGTGGACGGCGTGGCGGAGCCGGTACGGTTCTGGATGTCCAAGAGCCAGTACGAGGTGTGGAGTCACACCCGTCTCATCGTCGACGTCGTCGAGGGGCGCGGCAGCGGCTTCTCGCTGGAGGCCCCCGAGGGCGTCCGTTTCCTCATCCGTTCGCGGCTCGTGGGCACGTAG
- a CDS encoding phosphodiester glycosidase family protein encodes MTRRGQGSGRFRAVRGALAALTALGTLAGAALLGAAPASGVPGAAPAATEIAPGVEYRDYDIPTPRGTAHAHVLDVDLRHPRVRVGLLYPGAVGARQTVSAMADQEGAVGAVNGDFFNITETQHPGVEATGAPVGPAIADGDTLKAAVPNGQRFGPALPPGTTTEDVIGVGADRRARLDRMTLDGSVRTREARLPLGGLNQYALPVGSVGAFTSDWGVTSRVRATCGTDTDRGAPCSTDTYEVTVRHGRVATVADAPGRGAIAPGTTVLVGREAGAQQLRKLAVGDPVHVRHRLVPSVSSVPYRFVLGGYPLLRAGAPLPGLDDRTAAVRTAAGIDEGGRRLILLALDGAPEYRGGLTIAEVAASLRQLGADDGFSLDGGGSSTLAAREPGAPGVSVRNHPSGGAERPVPNGIGVFSRL; translated from the coding sequence GTGACACGACGCGGGCAAGGCAGCGGACGGTTCAGAGCGGTGCGCGGCGCGCTCGCCGCGCTGACGGCGCTCGGCACCCTGGCCGGTGCCGCCCTCCTCGGGGCGGCACCGGCCAGCGGTGTTCCGGGGGCCGCGCCCGCGGCCACCGAGATCGCGCCGGGCGTGGAGTACCGGGACTACGACATCCCGACGCCGCGCGGCACCGCGCACGCACACGTTCTGGACGTCGACCTGCGCCATCCGCGCGTGCGCGTCGGGCTCCTCTACCCGGGGGCGGTCGGCGCCCGGCAGACCGTCTCCGCGATGGCGGACCAGGAGGGGGCCGTCGGCGCGGTCAACGGCGACTTCTTCAACATCACCGAGACCCAGCACCCGGGCGTCGAGGCGACCGGCGCGCCCGTCGGCCCCGCCATCGCCGACGGCGACACCCTGAAGGCAGCCGTCCCGAACGGCCAGCGCTTCGGTCCCGCCCTGCCGCCCGGCACCACCACCGAGGACGTCATCGGCGTGGGCGCCGACCGCAGGGCCCGCCTTGACCGCATGACCCTCGACGGCAGCGTGCGCACCCGCGAGGCGCGCCTGCCGCTCGGCGGGCTCAACCAGTACGCGCTGCCGGTGGGTTCCGTGGGCGCCTTCACCAGCGACTGGGGCGTCACCTCGCGGGTGCGGGCGACCTGCGGCACCGACACCGACCGGGGCGCGCCGTGCAGCACGGACACCTACGAGGTGACGGTGCGGCACGGGCGGGTCGCGACCGTGGCCGACGCGCCCGGCCGGGGCGCCATCGCCCCGGGCACGACGGTGCTCGTGGGCCGGGAGGCGGGTGCGCAGCAGTTGCGCAAGCTGGCGGTCGGCGACCCGGTGCACGTCCGGCACCGGCTCGTGCCGTCGGTGTCGAGCGTCCCGTACCGCTTCGTCCTCGGCGGCTATCCGCTGCTGCGCGCCGGCGCGCCGCTGCCGGGCCTGGACGACCGTACGGCCGCCGTGCGCACCGCCGCCGGGATCGACGAGGGCGGCCGCCGCCTCATCCTGCTCGCCCTCGACGGCGCGCCCGAGTACCGGGGCGGCCTGACGATCGCCGAAGTGGCGGCCTCCTTGCGGCAGTTGGGCGCCGATGACGGCTTCAGTCTGGACGGCGGCGGCTCCAGCACGCTGGCCGCACGGGAGCCGGGCGCTCCCGGCGTGTCGGTGCGCAACCATCCGAGCGGCGGCGCGGAGCGCCCGGTGCCCAACGGCATCGGGGTCTTCTCCCGCCTCTAG
- a CDS encoding TOBE domain-containing protein codes for MQSYTIGQAARLLGVSPDTARRWADAGRVATHRDQSGRRLIDGRDLAAFSIEVAQGGIGEEEGSYTSARNAFPGIVTAVTLGDVAAQVEIQAGPHRLVSLLTREAVEELGLEVGMQATARVKSTSVHIDRT; via the coding sequence ATGCAGTCCTACACAATCGGCCAGGCGGCGCGTCTGCTCGGCGTCAGCCCCGACACCGCGCGCCGCTGGGCGGACGCCGGCCGGGTCGCGACCCACCGCGACCAGAGCGGCCGCCGCCTCATCGACGGGCGGGACCTGGCCGCCTTCTCCATCGAGGTCGCCCAGGGCGGCATCGGCGAGGAGGAAGGCTCGTACACCTCGGCCCGCAACGCCTTCCCCGGCATCGTCACCGCCGTCACCCTCGGCGACGTCGCCGCCCAGGTCGAGATCCAGGCCGGGCCCCACCGGCTCGTGTCCCTGCTCACCCGCGAAGCCGTCGAGGAGCTCGGCCTGGAGGTCGGCATGCAGGCCACCGCCCGCGTGAAGTCGACCAGCGTGCACATCGACCGGACCTGA
- a CDS encoding 2-hydroxyacid dehydrogenase, translating to MSTTVLAAGDHFVLPRLLTEELRKAAGVAVDVRELTLPWPHTPFGPVGEVVEASGTEDELIAALQGAEVCVTQLAPLTERVLAACPDLKLVCVSRGGPVNANLDAATRHGVAVCYAPGRNAVATAEHTVTLLLAAARGVGDTHADLRRGVWRGDYYDYDTCGIEIEGATVGLVGYGAIGSRVARIIAAMGAHVLVHDPYVDAESLRGVAEPVGLDELLSRSRIVSLHARVTEETTGMIGAAQLARMPRGSVLVNCARGALLDYDAVCDALDSGGLAGAGFDVYPEEPVPADSRLLRTPGIVMTPHIAGGSQEVAHKAARIVAAEVGRYLRGEPLAHCANPAAAPRR from the coding sequence ATGAGCACCACCGTCCTCGCCGCGGGCGACCACTTCGTCCTGCCCCGCCTGCTCACCGAAGAACTGCGCAAGGCCGCCGGCGTCGCCGTCGACGTGCGCGAGCTCACCCTGCCCTGGCCGCACACCCCCTTCGGCCCCGTCGGCGAGGTCGTCGAGGCCTCCGGCACCGAGGACGAGCTGATCGCGGCCCTCCAGGGCGCCGAGGTGTGCGTGACGCAGCTGGCGCCCCTCACCGAGCGGGTCCTCGCCGCCTGCCCGGACCTGAAGCTGGTGTGCGTCAGCCGCGGCGGGCCCGTCAACGCCAACCTGGACGCGGCCACCCGGCACGGCGTCGCCGTCTGCTACGCGCCTGGCCGCAACGCCGTCGCCACCGCCGAGCACACCGTGACCCTGCTCCTTGCCGCCGCGCGCGGCGTCGGCGACACGCACGCCGACCTGCGCCGGGGGGTGTGGCGCGGCGACTACTACGACTACGACACCTGCGGCATCGAGATCGAGGGCGCCACCGTCGGCCTCGTCGGGTACGGGGCGATCGGCAGCCGCGTCGCGCGCATCATCGCCGCCATGGGCGCGCACGTCCTGGTCCACGACCCCTACGTGGACGCCGAGTCGCTCCGGGGCGTCGCCGAACCGGTCGGCCTGGACGAGCTGTTGAGCCGCTCGCGCATCGTGTCGCTGCACGCGCGCGTCACGGAGGAGACCACCGGCATGATCGGCGCCGCGCAGCTCGCGCGGATGCCCCGCGGCTCCGTCCTCGTCAACTGCGCCCGCGGCGCCCTCCTCGACTACGACGCCGTCTGCGACGCACTGGACAGCGGCGGGCTCGCCGGCGCCGGGTTCGACGTCTACCCCGAGGAGCCGGTGCCCGCCGACTCGCGGCTCCTGCGCACCCCCGGCATCGTCATGACCCCGCACATCGCGGGCGGCAGCCAGGAAGTCGCCCACAAGGCGGCCCGGATCGTCGCGGCCGAGGTGGGCCGCTATCTGCGCGGCGAACCGCTGGCGCACTGCGCGAACCCGGCGGCGGCCCCCCGCCGCTGA